In Vibrio sp. STUT-A11, a genomic segment contains:
- a CDS encoding Bax inhibitor-1/YccA family protein has protein sequence MNSPMFTRTSTQESALQTNKVLRNTYALLSMTLLWSAVVAGVSMAYNLPRPGLILMLVGFYGLLFLTEKNRNNSLGLVFTFLFTGFLGYTIGPILNMYIGAGMGDVVLTALGGTALSFMAASAYALTTRRDLSMMGGLMLSLFVVLVVGMIASIFIQSTILHLAMSSLFIVFSTMAILMTTQGIIRGGETNYISATVTLYVSIYNIFISLLSILGIMNDD, from the coding sequence ATGAACAGTCCAATGTTTACCCGCACTTCTACACAAGAAAGTGCTCTGCAAACCAACAAAGTATTGCGTAATACTTACGCCCTACTTTCAATGACTCTATTGTGGTCAGCCGTTGTTGCTGGCGTATCGATGGCGTATAACCTACCACGCCCAGGTCTTATCCTGATGCTGGTTGGTTTCTATGGCCTTCTTTTCCTAACAGAGAAAAACCGCAACAACAGCCTTGGTCTGGTGTTCACATTCCTGTTCACAGGTTTCCTTGGTTACACAATTGGTCCAATCCTAAACATGTACATCGGTGCAGGTATGGGTGATGTGGTGCTTACCGCTTTGGGTGGTACAGCGCTATCGTTTATGGCGGCGTCAGCATACGCATTAACCACTAGACGTGACCTATCTATGATGGGCGGTCTGATGTTGTCTCTGTTTGTTGTACTTGTCGTCGGTATGATCGCGAGCATCTTCATTCAATCAACGATTCTGCATCTTGCAATGAGCAGCTTGTTCATCGTTTTCTCAACCATGGCGATTCTGATGACCACTCAAGGCATCATCCGTGGCGGTGAAACAAACTACATCTCTGCAACAGTTACGCTGTACGTATCAATCTACAACATCTTCATCAGCCTACTAAGCATTCTAGGCATCATGAACGACGACTAA
- a CDS encoding TusE/DsrC/DsvC family sulfur relay protein encodes MFVYNGKEIETDAQGYLLDHTQWEEGMIELLAEEEGIELTDAHLEVVHFVRDFYEEFNTSPAVRMLVKAMEKAHGPEKGNSKYLFKLFKKGPAKQATKLAGLPKPAKCL; translated from the coding sequence ATGTTCGTTTATAACGGCAAAGAAATTGAAACCGATGCTCAGGGTTACTTGTTGGACCATACTCAATGGGAAGAAGGTATGATTGAGTTATTGGCAGAAGAAGAAGGCATTGAGCTAACCGACGCGCACTTAGAAGTCGTCCACTTTGTTCGCGACTTTTATGAAGAGTTCAACACCTCCCCAGCAGTAAGAATGTTGGTTAAGGCGATGGAAAAAGCGCACGGGCCAGAAAAAGGCAACAGCAAATACCTGTTTAAGCTATTCAAAAAAGGCCCTGCAAAACAAGCGACCAAACTGGCTGGACTCCCGAAACCAGCGAAATGCCTTTAA
- the yccX gene encoding acylphosphatase, with protein MNLKCEKYVVKGLVQGVGFRYQTSHQGLKLGLTGYAKNLNNGDVEVVACGTETQIDEFTEWLKEGPRTATVESVSHENASYKPYRGFKIL; from the coding sequence ATGAATCTAAAGTGTGAAAAGTATGTAGTAAAAGGTCTTGTTCAAGGGGTTGGGTTTCGGTATCAAACCTCACATCAGGGGTTGAAGCTAGGTTTGACTGGCTACGCTAAAAATCTAAACAATGGTGATGTAGAAGTGGTTGCCTGCGGCACTGAGACGCAAATTGATGAGTTTACTGAGTGGTTGAAAGAGGGGCCACGGACGGCAACTGTCGAAAGCGTATCGCATGAGAACGCGTCTTATAAACCATACCGCGGCTTCAAAATTTTATGA
- a CDS encoding class I SAM-dependent methyltransferase: protein MTAAIYLVKGREKSVKRKHPWIFSRGINKVEGEPVLGETVDVFTHDGKWLAKAAYSPESQIRARIWSFEKQDINKAFFVKRFKDAQLLREDVIDRDELTGYRLIAAESDGLPGVTIDRYQNFFVCQLLSAGAEYNKQAIVDALVECFPDCNVYERSDVAVRKKEGLKETTGVLHGEEPPKSVVIEENGVKISVDIIGGHKTGFYLDQRDSRQQAMKYMKDKEVLNCFSYTGGFGLYALKGGAKRVINADVSQPALDTAKFNAELNEFDISKKRAVFLNADVFKLLREYRDQGTKFDVVIMDPPKFAESKAQLNGACRGYKDINMLAMQILKPGGTLLTYSCSGLMDQVLFQKIIADAAVDANRQVKFVERFEQAADHPTDTAYPEGFYLKGFACKVL, encoded by the coding sequence ATGACAGCTGCTATCTATTTGGTTAAAGGTCGTGAGAAATCGGTTAAGCGTAAGCACCCATGGATCTTCTCTCGAGGCATCAATAAAGTTGAGGGCGAACCCGTTCTTGGCGAAACGGTTGATGTATTCACTCACGACGGAAAATGGTTAGCAAAAGCAGCGTATTCGCCGGAATCTCAAATCCGTGCTCGTATTTGGAGCTTTGAAAAACAAGACATCAACAAAGCGTTTTTCGTCAAACGTTTTAAAGATGCACAGCTTCTACGTGAAGATGTGATTGATCGTGATGAGCTAACCGGCTACCGCTTAATCGCGGCTGAGTCTGATGGCTTACCAGGCGTCACTATTGACCGTTACCAGAACTTCTTCGTCTGTCAGTTATTAAGTGCTGGCGCTGAGTACAATAAACAGGCAATCGTAGACGCGCTTGTTGAATGTTTCCCTGACTGTAACGTTTACGAGCGGTCTGACGTTGCCGTGCGTAAAAAAGAAGGCTTGAAAGAAACGACAGGCGTTTTACACGGTGAAGAGCCACCAAAATCGGTGGTAATCGAAGAGAACGGCGTCAAAATCAGTGTGGATATCATTGGTGGTCACAAAACGGGTTTCTACCTGGACCAACGCGACAGTCGTCAGCAAGCGATGAAATACATGAAGGATAAAGAAGTCCTAAACTGCTTCTCTTACACTGGCGGCTTTGGTCTTTATGCACTTAAAGGTGGAGCAAAGCGTGTTATCAATGCGGACGTTTCTCAGCCAGCTCTGGACACGGCAAAATTTAACGCCGAACTGAACGAGTTCGACATTTCTAAGAAGCGCGCTGTTTTCCTCAATGCAGACGTGTTTAAGTTGCTGCGTGAGTACCGCGATCAAGGTACTAAATTTGATGTGGTGATTATGGACCCACCAAAGTTCGCCGAGAGCAAAGCGCAACTTAATGGTGCATGTCGCGGTTATAAAGACATCAACATGCTAGCGATGCAAATCCTAAAGCCTGGTGGCACTCTGCTTACTTACTCTTGCTCTGGCTTAATGGACCAAGTCCTATTCCAAAAAATCATCGCGGATGCGGCAGTTGATGCGAATCGCCAAGTTAAGTTTGTTGAGCGTTTTGAACAAGCGGCAGACCACCCAACTGACACGGCCTACCCAGAAGGTTTCTATCTGAAAGGCTTCGCTTGTAAGGTGCTTTAG